The Borreliella burgdorferi B31 genome includes a region encoding these proteins:
- a CDS encoding lipoprotein P35 — MKYYICVCVFLLLNACNSDFSTNQEDIKYPSDKEKSKSNMEASSKEEDPNKKIKNTLLNDLINLIEIANEHKEKYEKRMQEEPSDQYGILAFQELDLSVGKISEDTPQSKKFRKNTYSPLSAIDVNKLKDLSEIIRNSGQIQGLFNIFNRFGGIFDDSLNHVYSKKDILGGLEILDLDKLKNSFEKLLSIKETFSKMLNQLLLDYKNDKDHIRTETNKLKSHTTALFEQLDKKEDEAYEPKNQIFSISNL, encoded by the coding sequence ATGAAATACTATATATGTGTGTGTGTTTTTTTGCTTTTGAATGCTTGCAATTCAGATTTTAGCACTAATCAAGAAGATATTAAATATCCATCTGATAAAGAGAAATCAAAATCCAACATGGAAGCAAGCTCTAAAGAAGAAGATCCAAATAAAAAAATAAAAAATACACTGCTTAATGATTTAATAAATTTGATAGAAATAGCTAATGAGCATAAAGAAAAATATGAAAAAAGAATGCAAGAAGAACCTTCAGATCAATACGGAATATTGGCTTTCCAGGAATTAGACTTGTCCGTTGGAAAAATATCTGAAGACACCCCGCAATCTAAAAAATTTAGAAAAAACACCTATTCTCCCTTAAGCGCTATTGATGTCAATAAATTAAAAGATCTTTCAGAGATTATAAGAAATTCGGGCCAAATACAAGGTTTATTTAATATTTTCAACAGATTCGGAGGCATTTTTGACGACTCACTTAATCACGTATATTCTAAAAAAGATATCCTAGGGGGACTAGAAATTTTGGATTTAGATAAACTAAAAAATTCGTTTGAAAAATTACTATCTATAAAAGAAACTTTCTCAAAAATGCTAAATCAACTTTTATTAGATTATAAAAATGATAAAGATCATATACGAACAGAGACAAATAAACTTAAATCTCATACAACTGCACTTTTCGAACAACTTGATAAAAAAGAAGACGAAGCATATGAACCTAAAAATCAGATATTTTCAATAAGTAACCTTTAA